A single region of the Winslowiella toletana genome encodes:
- the thiQ gene encoding thiamine ABC transporter ATP-binding protein ThiQ yields the protein MLTLNNLTYLYHHLPMRFSLTMQAGERLAILGPSGAGKSTLLSLIAGFLSANSGELILNGADHTVSAPAQRPVSMLFQENNLFPHLSVAQNIGLGLNPGLKLNAHQRQIISDIAARVSLSDYLERLPAQLSGGQRQRAALARCLVRQQPLLLLDEPFSALDPALRKEMLKLVDEVCSERNITLLMVSHSLEDALQIAARSVLIVDGRVYWDGPTTALAEGETAAAEILGVTRK from the coding sequence ATGCTAACGCTGAATAATTTAACCTATCTCTATCATCATCTGCCGATGCGTTTCTCTCTGACGATGCAGGCCGGTGAGCGGCTGGCGATTCTGGGCCCAAGCGGGGCCGGTAAAAGTACCCTGCTCAGCCTGATTGCCGGTTTTCTGTCGGCCAACAGCGGCGAACTGATACTGAACGGTGCAGATCATACTGTCAGCGCACCGGCGCAACGCCCGGTGTCGATGTTATTTCAGGAAAATAATCTGTTTCCGCATCTGAGCGTGGCGCAAAATATCGGGCTGGGGTTAAATCCGGGCTTAAAGCTGAATGCGCACCAGCGGCAAATCATCAGCGATATCGCCGCGCGCGTCAGCCTTAGCGACTATCTTGAGCGGCTCCCTGCGCAGCTGTCCGGCGGACAGCGGCAGCGTGCGGCACTGGCGCGCTGTCTGGTGCGCCAACAGCCGCTGCTGCTGCTGGATGAGCCCTTTTCTGCACTCGATCCCGCGCTGCGTAAAGAGATGCTCAAGCTGGTGGATGAGGTATGCAGTGAGCGAAACATCACTTTACTGATGGTGTCGCACAGCCTTGAAGATGCGCTACAAATTGCCGCACGTAGCGTACTGATCGTTGACGGTCGGGTTTACTGGGATGGGCCAACTACCGCTCTGGCAGAGGGCGAAACCGCCGCTGCGGAGATTTTAGGGGTCACGCGGAAATAG
- a CDS encoding pentapeptide repeat-containing protein yields MNRLSAEALQLKIKNGEQIEQVSLRGANLRGLDLAGGLLQEVDVSGADFSGASLHETVFTACQLNDAVFSEARLEQAVFNQCEMNAVNMARTAITDTIFNHCQINDAQFNDSQQDKNQFISCSLRRAGFTGAPLSHCTFYHCLLEGALMDKMRCLLTTFFNIDLRHTRFARTRFERAVFFSCNHHKQCYAQQVFIGCQFSDNNLDAVDFSRAQLTQCNFSGASLKGANLQRVNAAQALFTTADLSGARCQHSVFDQAIFVGAMLEGCDFTASRFYQAILQQVNAAAANFAESDLTWADLSGADISHANFHHAVFFRTRFHLARHAGAHFSDRNHIIEHDSELLAAEAWSLLRQSRR; encoded by the coding sequence ATGAACCGTCTCAGCGCTGAAGCGTTGCAACTGAAGATCAAAAACGGCGAACAGATTGAGCAGGTGTCGTTACGCGGGGCAAATTTACGCGGGCTGGATTTAGCCGGAGGACTATTGCAGGAGGTGGATGTCAGCGGCGCTGATTTTTCCGGTGCCAGTCTGCATGAGACGGTGTTCACCGCCTGCCAGCTCAACGATGCGGTATTCAGCGAAGCGCGCCTCGAACAGGCGGTATTTAATCAGTGTGAAATGAACGCGGTGAATATGGCACGAACAGCGATAACCGACACCATTTTTAACCACTGCCAAATTAACGATGCGCAGTTTAATGACAGTCAGCAGGATAAAAATCAGTTTATCTCCTGTTCACTGCGGCGCGCGGGGTTTACCGGCGCGCCGCTAAGCCATTGCACGTTTTATCACTGTTTGCTGGAGGGCGCACTGATGGACAAGATGCGCTGCCTGCTGACTACTTTTTTTAACATAGATTTACGTCACACCCGATTTGCACGTACCCGTTTCGAACGAGCGGTATTTTTTTCCTGTAACCATCATAAGCAGTGCTATGCGCAGCAGGTGTTTATCGGCTGTCAGTTTTCTGACAATAACCTGGATGCAGTTGATTTTTCCCGCGCGCAGCTGACGCAGTGTAATTTCAGCGGTGCGTCGCTGAAGGGAGCCAATTTGCAACGCGTGAATGCCGCACAAGCGCTGTTTACCACGGCGGATCTCAGCGGAGCGCGTTGCCAGCACAGCGTTTTTGATCAGGCTATTTTTGTTGGTGCCATGCTGGAGGGCTGCGATTTCACCGCTAGCCGTTTTTATCAGGCGATTTTGCAGCAGGTCAATGCCGCGGCGGCAAACTTTGCCGAAAGCGATCTGACATGGGCCGATCTCAGCGGGGCAGATATCAGTCACGCCAATTTTCACCACGCGGTTTTTTTCAGAACGCGTTTCCATTTAGCCCGGCACGCTGGGGCGCATTTTTCCGATCGTAATCATATTATCGAACACGATAGCGAATTATTAGCCGCAGAAGCCTGGAGTCTACTTCGTCAAAGTCGTCGTTAA
- a CDS encoding DUF2169 family type VI secretion system accessory protein, which translates to MKIIKPLRLSVLNRPYCLQGENQLGISVLALADMGATPQLRPEAEMWQLAASELSTSGGVLDLAIPKVCAEYLATGYAFSQHQADKTRCTVKIEVGMLSKTLLVTGDRHWLADKPSSPRCFRQMRLDWSRAFGGKGFADNPQGIGFHPDNIEGHDFFRLPNIESLSGRMASVGDRPEPAGFGPLDITWPRRFSRVGQQYDTHWLQQHFPGFASDMDWRLFNAASEDQWWPQDDRLPAGAQWRIWNMHPNRPLQQGRLPPWQARCFITRQNQQQFDEVPLRATTLWFFPHLEQMLLIWQGSIRIAEDDGADILQILPALEKIGSERSLSHYRLVLEQRLDKEKGALYAFREKDLLPEDAIGPWLDTEQPVQDSPIAANLRSREIHLRQQHRARLDEQEQESSQQPSGLSELSLPDLDALPAFIEQLEQQADQLHEQAERHFAHHNQANAPSAALPGGPEALHQMHQLLHSQEMSEKQRAETISSLHQIYLMSVQAQPAAARIEGETVQVLRNRAMTTMALNGDFSGLDFTGADLSYMDLRGANFSRALLESADFSHSQLDGANFSEAILARAEFNQASLRHAVFDNASLAFARCQHSDFSGAHFLSTVWHETVLDHCRFDDASLSEMVVHNAMISQTRFHQATLDNLLFLGLSLAEPDFSAASLTKVSFVQCQLDKADFAEARLTGCSLVESRAEYSNFHRACLRNCAITAESQLSGADFTLATLTECNLRQLQLDNACFHQAKLVNSDLSEANCQQADLSRSNLAGSLFIRTNFRDASLVDSNLIGAVLQKSLLSGADLRGANLFRTDLSQSLITETTRLNDTFISRTRTLPKRERQ; encoded by the coding sequence ATGAAAATAATTAAGCCTCTGCGTTTAAGTGTATTAAACCGGCCTTATTGTTTGCAGGGGGAAAATCAGCTGGGAATTTCGGTATTAGCACTGGCGGATATGGGGGCCACACCGCAATTACGGCCCGAAGCGGAAATGTGGCAACTGGCTGCCAGTGAGTTATCCACCAGCGGTGGCGTGCTGGATTTAGCGATACCAAAAGTCTGCGCCGAATACCTGGCGACCGGCTATGCCTTTAGTCAGCATCAGGCAGATAAAACGCGCTGCACGGTAAAAATTGAAGTCGGGATGTTGAGTAAGACGCTGCTGGTCACCGGCGATCGTCACTGGTTAGCCGATAAACCGTCCTCGCCCCGCTGTTTTCGTCAGATGCGCCTCGACTGGAGCCGGGCTTTTGGTGGTAAAGGCTTCGCGGACAACCCGCAGGGTATTGGCTTTCATCCCGATAACATTGAGGGGCATGATTTTTTTCGCCTGCCGAATATTGAGTCGCTTAGCGGGCGCATGGCATCAGTGGGCGACAGGCCAGAACCCGCCGGATTTGGTCCGTTAGATATCACATGGCCACGACGTTTTTCGCGCGTGGGTCAACAGTACGATACCCATTGGTTACAGCAACATTTTCCGGGTTTCGCGTCGGATATGGACTGGCGACTGTTCAATGCCGCCAGCGAAGATCAGTGGTGGCCGCAGGATGACAGGCTGCCCGCCGGGGCGCAGTGGCGCATCTGGAATATGCATCCAAACCGGCCGTTACAGCAGGGGCGATTACCGCCGTGGCAGGCGCGCTGTTTTATCACCCGTCAGAATCAGCAGCAGTTTGACGAGGTGCCGCTGCGCGCCACGACGCTGTGGTTCTTTCCACATCTTGAGCAGATGCTGCTGATTTGGCAGGGCAGTATCCGCATTGCTGAGGATGATGGTGCCGATATATTGCAGATCTTACCGGCGCTGGAAAAAATCGGTAGTGAACGTTCACTTAGTCACTATCGCCTGGTGCTTGAGCAGCGGCTGGATAAAGAAAAGGGCGCGTTGTATGCCTTTCGTGAAAAAGATCTGCTGCCGGAAGATGCCATTGGGCCATGGCTGGATACCGAGCAACCGGTGCAGGATAGCCCGATTGCGGCAAATTTGCGCAGCCGTGAAATCCACCTGCGACAGCAGCATCGCGCCCGGCTGGACGAACAGGAGCAGGAGAGCAGTCAACAGCCTTCCGGGTTGAGCGAGCTGAGCTTACCCGATCTGGATGCGCTTCCGGCATTTATTGAGCAGCTGGAGCAGCAGGCTGACCAGCTGCACGAGCAAGCAGAACGACACTTTGCACACCACAATCAAGCTAATGCGCCGTCCGCTGCCTTGCCCGGCGGGCCGGAAGCGCTGCATCAGATGCATCAGCTATTGCACAGTCAGGAGATGAGCGAGAAGCAGCGCGCAGAAACCATTTCCTCACTGCATCAAATCTATTTGATGTCGGTGCAGGCACAGCCAGCGGCAGCACGTATCGAGGGCGAAACGGTGCAGGTATTGCGTAATCGCGCAATGACGACGATGGCGCTAAATGGCGACTTCAGCGGACTGGATTTTACCGGTGCCGATCTGTCTTATATGGATCTGCGGGGGGCTAATTTCTCACGTGCGCTGCTGGAGAGTGCGGATTTCAGCCACAGTCAGCTGGACGGGGCTAACTTCAGCGAGGCAATACTCGCCCGCGCTGAGTTCAACCAGGCATCGCTGCGTCATGCGGTATTTGACAATGCCTCGCTGGCCTTTGCCCGTTGTCAGCACAGCGATTTCTCCGGGGCGCATTTCCTCAGTACCGTCTGGCATGAGACGGTACTGGATCACTGCCGCTTTGACGATGCATCACTGAGCGAGATGGTGGTGCATAACGCGATGATATCTCAGACGCGCTTTCATCAGGCTACGCTCGATAACCTGTTGTTTTTAGGATTGTCGTTAGCGGAGCCCGATTTCAGCGCGGCAAGTTTAACTAAAGTCAGCTTTGTACAGTGCCAGCTTGATAAGGCGGACTTCGCTGAGGCACGACTGACGGGGTGTTCACTGGTAGAGAGCCGTGCGGAGTACAGCAACTTCCATCGTGCTTGTTTGCGAAACTGCGCAATCACCGCTGAAAGCCAGTTGTCAGGAGCCGATTTTACGCTCGCGACGCTGACCGAATGTAATCTGCGTCAGTTGCAGCTTGATAACGCTTGTTTTCACCAGGCGAAGCTGGTGAACAGCGATCTCAGTGAAGCCAATTGTCAGCAGGCAGATCTGAGCCGCAGCAATCTGGCAGGCAGTCTGTTTATTCGCACCAATTTTCGTGATGCCTCGCTGGTGGACAGCAACCTGATCGGTGCGGTGTTGCAAAAAAGCCTGCTGAGCGGGGCCGATCTGCGTGGGGCAAATTTGTTTCGCACCGATCTCTCGCAATCGTTGATCACGGAAACGACGCGGCTGAACGATACCTTTATCAGCCGCACCAGGACGCTACCAAAGCGGGAGCGGCAATGA
- the thiP gene encoding thiamine/thiamine pyrophosphate ABC transporter permease ThiP has product MATRRQPLIAGWMIPGGLAATLLVAVAILAFGALWFNAPETDWRAIAQDSYLWHVLGFSFWQASLSALLSVIPAIPLARALYRRRFPGRAALLRLCAMTLVLPVLVAVFGILSVYGRQGWLAQLCQLLGIDYPFSPYGLQGILLAHVFFNLPLATRLLLQTLEQIPGEQRQLAAQLGMRGWHHFRLVEWPWLRRQIMPAAALIFMLCFASFATVLSLGGGPQATTIELAIFQALSYDYDPGRAALLALLQMVCCLGLVMLSQRLSKAIPAGTAAVSGWRNPQDSWRAKLVDGLLITLALLLLLPPLLAVIVDGINQGFGSVLRQPALWQATFTSLRIAIAAGLLCVMLTTMLLWTSRELRLRHRALAGQALELSGMLILAMPGIVLATGFFLLLNSTVGLPQSADGLVIFTNALMAIPYAMKVLENPLRDIAERYNRLCLSLDIRGWNRLRLIELKALKRPLAQALAFACVLSIGDFGVVALFGNDDFRTLPFWLYQQIGSYRSEQGAVTALLLLLLCFLLFTLIEKLPGRHANAE; this is encoded by the coding sequence ATGGCAACGCGCCGTCAGCCGTTAATCGCTGGCTGGATGATCCCTGGCGGCCTGGCGGCGACACTGCTGGTCGCCGTCGCGATACTGGCGTTTGGCGCACTGTGGTTTAACGCGCCGGAAACCGACTGGCGCGCCATTGCGCAGGACAGCTATCTGTGGCACGTGCTGGGCTTCTCATTCTGGCAGGCGTCATTATCGGCACTGTTGTCGGTCATTCCGGCTATTCCGTTGGCAAGAGCGCTGTATCGCCGCCGCTTCCCCGGACGCGCCGCGCTACTGCGACTCTGCGCGATGACGCTGGTGCTGCCGGTGCTGGTGGCGGTATTTGGTATTCTCAGCGTTTATGGTCGTCAGGGCTGGCTGGCGCAGCTGTGCCAGCTGCTGGGCATTGACTACCCATTTTCACCCTACGGCCTGCAGGGCATTCTGCTGGCGCATGTGTTCTTCAACCTGCCGCTGGCAACGCGCCTGTTGTTACAAACGCTCGAGCAGATTCCCGGTGAGCAGCGGCAACTGGCTGCCCAGCTCGGTATGCGCGGCTGGCACCATTTTCGGCTGGTGGAATGGCCGTGGCTGCGGCGGCAAATTATGCCGGCCGCTGCGCTGATCTTTATGCTGTGCTTCGCCAGTTTTGCTACCGTGTTATCGCTGGGCGGCGGCCCGCAAGCCACCACCATTGAGCTGGCGATTTTTCAGGCACTCAGCTACGACTACGATCCCGGACGCGCGGCGCTACTGGCGCTGCTGCAAATGGTCTGTTGCCTCGGGCTGGTAATGCTCAGTCAGCGCCTGAGTAAAGCGATTCCGGCAGGCACGGCGGCGGTAAGCGGCTGGCGTAATCCGCAGGACAGCTGGCGGGCAAAACTTGTCGATGGCCTGTTAATCACGCTGGCGTTGCTGTTATTGCTGCCACCGCTGCTGGCGGTGATTGTCGATGGCATCAATCAGGGTTTCGGCTCGGTGCTGCGGCAACCGGCATTGTGGCAGGCGACCTTCACGTCGCTACGCATTGCAATTGCTGCCGGGCTGCTTTGCGTGATGCTGACCACCATGCTGCTGTGGACCAGCCGCGAACTGCGCCTGCGTCATCGCGCACTGGCGGGTCAGGCGCTGGAGCTGAGCGGCATGCTGATTCTGGCGATGCCCGGCATTGTGCTGGCTACCGGCTTTTTCCTGCTGCTGAACAGCACGGTCGGTCTGCCGCAGTCCGCCGACGGACTGGTGATTTTCACCAATGCCCTGATGGCAATCCCCTACGCGATGAAAGTGCTGGAAAACCCGCTGCGGGATATCGCAGAACGCTATAACCGGCTCTGCCTGTCACTGGATATTCGCGGCTGGAACCGGCTGCGGCTGATCGAGCTGAAAGCCCTGAAGCGCCCGCTGGCACAGGCACTGGCCTTCGCCTGTGTATTATCCATTGGTGACTTTGGCGTGGTGGCGCTGTTTGGCAACGACGATTTCCGCACCCTGCCGTTCTGGCTGTATCAGCAGATTGGCTCGTATCGCAGTGAGCAGGGCGCGGTTACCGCACTGCTGCTGCTGCTGCTCTGTTTCCTGCTGTTTACCCTTATTGAAAAGCTGCCGGGTCGCCATGCTAACGCTGAATAA
- a CDS encoding DUF4150 domain-containing protein: MFANCQLMGSDLALPDVCLTPMPLPVPLPYPNIALGPTAIPVAMNILFLGMPAHNLATIIPLTNGDNAGINLGVASGTVMGPARHLTASFTVLLKGSPATRLTSLSLQNSNNTVGMRAVPSQFKVVMMAP, from the coding sequence ATGTTTGCCAATTGCCAGTTAATGGGGAGCGATCTGGCGCTGCCGGATGTTTGTCTGACGCCAATGCCGTTGCCGGTTCCGCTGCCATATCCAAATATCGCACTGGGGCCAACCGCTATTCCCGTGGCAATGAATATTCTGTTTCTTGGGATGCCGGCGCATAATCTGGCAACGATTATTCCGCTGACCAATGGCGATAATGCCGGAATTAATCTCGGGGTCGCTTCGGGAACGGTAATGGGCCCGGCCCGTCATCTGACGGCTTCGTTTACCGTGTTGCTGAAAGGCTCACCGGCAACGCGGTTGACCAGCCTGAGCCTGCAAAATAGCAACAATACGGTCGGGATGCGTGCCGTTCCCAGCCAGTTTAAGGTCGTGATGATGGCACCTTAA
- the sgrR gene encoding HTH-type transcriptional regulator SgrR, with protein MSSPRLQQQFIRLWQSCNGQSQETTLNELANQLSCSRRHMRNLLNAMQGHGWLEWQAEAGRGKRSMLTFLYTGLALQQQRAEDLLEQDRIDQLVQLVGDKNQVRQMITSHLGRSFRQGKHILRVLYYRSLLNLLPGSPLRRSETHLARQIFSSLTRINEENGELEADIAHHWQQISATHWRFYLRPAIHFHHGRELEMADVIASLTRLTSQPLFSHLIRIESSTPWALDIHLSQPDNWLPWLLGNVSTMILPREWPTLPDFSRQPIGTGPYSVVRNQQSQLKIQAFDDYFGYRALIDEVAIWVLPEITDELVYSGVKLQGKKQDEKSEESRLEEGCYFLLFDQRSPQGRNEQVRRWVSYIFNPIALLNNSGIGYQRYWFPAYGLLPRWHHRRDMTPAEKPQGLTSLTLTWYSDHIEHQGIANALEPILAAHGVKLITQQIDYDSWYRGEAESDIWLGSANFTLPLEFSLFALLYEIPLIHHCVQIDWEADAERWRQQTLSLADWSKLLVDSYSLHPLFHHWLLLEGQRSMRGVRMNTLGWFDFKSAWFAPPES; from the coding sequence ATGTCCTCTCCCCGCTTGCAGCAACAATTTATTCGCCTGTGGCAGAGCTGTAATGGCCAGTCGCAAGAGACCACGCTTAATGAGCTGGCTAATCAGCTCAGCTGTTCGCGCCGTCATATGCGCAATTTATTGAACGCGATGCAAGGGCACGGCTGGCTGGAGTGGCAGGCGGAAGCCGGACGCGGCAAACGATCGATGCTGACTTTCCTCTATACCGGCCTCGCGCTGCAACAGCAGCGCGCCGAAGATCTGCTGGAGCAGGATCGCATCGATCAGCTAGTGCAGCTGGTCGGCGATAAAAACCAGGTGCGCCAGATGATTACTTCCCATCTCGGGCGCAGCTTCCGTCAGGGCAAACATATCCTGCGGGTGCTTTATTACCGCTCGCTGCTTAATTTATTGCCCGGTTCCCCCTTACGCCGTTCAGAAACGCACCTCGCGAGGCAGATTTTCAGCAGCCTGACGCGGATAAATGAGGAAAACGGGGAACTGGAGGCGGATATTGCCCATCACTGGCAGCAGATTTCCGCTACCCACTGGCGCTTCTACCTGCGTCCGGCGATCCACTTCCATCATGGCCGCGAGCTGGAGATGGCCGATGTTATTGCCTCGCTGACGCGCCTGACCAGCCAACCGCTGTTCAGCCATCTGATCCGCATTGAATCTTCCACTCCGTGGGCGCTGGATATTCATCTGAGTCAGCCGGATAACTGGCTGCCGTGGCTACTCGGAAATGTCAGTACCATGATTCTGCCGCGTGAATGGCCAACCCTGCCCGACTTTTCGCGCCAGCCGATCGGTACTGGCCCCTACTCCGTGGTGCGCAATCAGCAGTCACAGCTAAAGATTCAGGCATTTGACGACTATTTTGGCTATCGCGCGTTAATAGATGAAGTGGCGATTTGGGTATTACCGGAAATCACAGATGAACTGGTTTACTCCGGCGTGAAACTGCAGGGCAAAAAGCAGGACGAAAAATCAGAAGAGAGCCGGCTGGAAGAGGGCTGCTACTTTCTGCTGTTCGATCAGCGCTCGCCGCAGGGCCGCAATGAGCAGGTACGCCGCTGGGTCAGCTATATCTTTAACCCAATAGCGCTGCTGAACAACTCCGGCATCGGCTATCAGCGCTACTGGTTCCCGGCTTATGGTCTGCTGCCGCGCTGGCACCACCGGCGCGATATGACGCCAGCGGAAAAACCGCAGGGGCTGACCAGCTTAACCCTCACCTGGTACAGCGATCATATCGAACACCAGGGCATTGCCAATGCGCTGGAACCGATCCTTGCGGCGCATGGCGTAAAACTGATTACTCAGCAGATCGATTACGACAGCTGGTATCGCGGCGAAGCCGAAAGTGATATCTGGCTGGGCAGCGCCAATTTTACCCTGCCACTGGAGTTTTCGCTGTTCGCCTTACTGTATGAGATCCCGCTGATCCATCACTGTGTGCAGATCGACTGGGAAGCGGATGCCGAGCGCTGGCGGCAACAGACATTGTCGCTGGCCGACTGGAGTAAACTGCTGGTCGACAGTTACAGTCTGCATCCTCTGTTCCACCACTGGCTACTGTTGGAGGGGCAGCGCAGTATGCGCGGGGTCCGCATGAACACCCTCGGCTGGTTTGATTTTAAATCAGCCTGGTTTGCCCCGCCGGAATCATGA
- a CDS encoding DedA family protein, with the protein MEAWLEQLITQSLAWSLFAVMLVAFLESLALVGLLLPGTVLMATLGALIGSGQMGLYPAWGAGIIGCLLGDWISYYIGWQFKGPLHRWSFLQKHKSMLDKTEHALHQHSMFTILVGRFIGPTRPLIPMVAGMLELPIRKFVPPNVIGCLLWPPLYFMPGILAGVAIDVPHDAQSGMFKWLLLAVALLVWLGFWLCWRWKRANKQNDWATPYLPIARLRWLAPTVAVAGIASFVAIQFHPMMPLFRHLLWQVFFGQ; encoded by the coding sequence ATGGAAGCCTGGCTGGAACAATTAATTACCCAATCGCTGGCGTGGTCGCTGTTCGCCGTGATGCTGGTGGCATTTCTCGAGTCACTGGCATTAGTGGGCTTGTTATTACCCGGAACCGTGCTGATGGCGACGTTAGGTGCGCTGATTGGCAGCGGCCAGATGGGACTGTATCCGGCATGGGGGGCGGGAATTATCGGCTGCCTGCTGGGCGACTGGATCTCATATTATATTGGCTGGCAGTTTAAGGGGCCGCTGCATCGCTGGTCTTTTCTGCAAAAGCACAAGTCGATGCTGGATAAAACCGAGCATGCACTGCATCAGCACAGTATGTTCACCATTCTGGTTGGGCGTTTTATCGGGCCAACCCGACCGTTGATTCCGATGGTCGCCGGGATGCTGGAGTTACCGATCAGGAAGTTTGTTCCGCCGAATGTGATTGGCTGCCTGCTGTGGCCGCCGCTCTATTTTATGCCGGGCATTCTCGCCGGGGTAGCAATAGACGTGCCGCACGATGCGCAAAGCGGCATGTTTAAGTGGTTGCTGCTGGCGGTGGCGTTACTGGTGTGGCTCGGTTTCTGGCTGTGCTGGCGCTGGAAGCGGGCGAATAAGCAAAACGACTGGGCAACGCCGTATTTACCGATCGCGCGCTTGCGCTGGCTGGCACCAACGGTTGCCGTTGCTGGCATCGCCAGTTTTGTTGCTATTCAGTTCCATCCAATGATGCCGCTGTTCCGTCATTTGCTGTGGCAGGTATTTTTCGGCCAGTAA
- a CDS encoding DUF3540 domain-containing protein, giving the protein MNTANQTYPAVLLSPQQSAGRVTHLFPDGTLTVECAERGWHCRRAASCLLVPAVGDAVLLVTIEQGIWVLAILDRSSPRQVAELSTESHLRIVSQGELSLNSKSLRMTAEEADCHIHALKYSGESLSAWVNLTSLVGKRCESVWQTITQISNNVFRKTSQTEHLRAGQLDIKAENYLRMHAQNTVITAKAIAKVDAGQIHMG; this is encoded by the coding sequence ATGAATACCGCTAACCAGACCTATCCCGCCGTGCTGTTGTCGCCGCAGCAGTCGGCCGGGCGCGTGACCCATCTGTTTCCCGATGGCACTCTGACCGTTGAATGTGCTGAACGTGGCTGGCACTGCCGGCGTGCCGCCAGCTGCCTGCTGGTTCCGGCAGTCGGAGATGCGGTGCTACTGGTGACGATTGAACAAGGTATATGGGTGCTGGCGATTCTTGATCGTAGCTCACCGCGACAGGTCGCCGAGCTGAGTACTGAAAGCCATTTGCGCATCGTCAGTCAGGGCGAGTTAAGCCTTAACAGTAAAAGTTTGCGGATGACGGCGGAAGAGGCGGATTGCCATATTCATGCGCTGAAATACAGCGGTGAGTCGCTTTCCGCCTGGGTGAACCTGACCAGCCTGGTGGGCAAGCGCTGTGAGTCGGTGTGGCAAACCATTACCCAGATTAGTAATAACGTGTTTCGCAAAACCAGTCAGACCGAACATCTGCGCGCCGGACAGCTGGATATTAAAGCGGAAAATTATCTGCGGATGCATGCGCAAAATACGGTGATTACCGCTAAGGCTATCGCCAAAGTTGATGCCGGTCAGATCCATATGGGTTAA
- the thiB gene encoding thiamine ABC transporter substrate binding subunit, with translation MLNRTLPLLLLLAAPAFAAKPTLTVYTYDSFSADWGPGPAIKKAFEADCDCQLKFVALEDGVSLLNRLRMEGKNSKADVILGLDNNLLQAAEQTGLFTDSNVDTRKLTIPGGWHNSTFVPYDYGYFAFVYDKTTLTNPPKSLKELVDSDQNWKVIYQDPRTSTPGLGLLLWMQKVFGDDAPQAWQKLAKKTVTVTKGWSEAYGLFLKGEGDLVLSYTTSPAYHLIEEKKDRYAAADFAEGHYMQVEVAGQLASSKQPELAQRFMKFIVSQPFQQAIPTGNWMYPVTDIKLPAGFETLTVPKTSLEFNSQQVADQRAQWISAWQRAVSR, from the coding sequence GTGTTAAACAGGACCCTGCCTTTGTTACTGCTGTTAGCGGCACCGGCATTTGCTGCCAAACCGACGCTGACCGTCTATACCTATGACTCTTTCTCCGCTGACTGGGGGCCTGGCCCGGCGATCAAAAAAGCCTTTGAAGCTGACTGCGACTGCCAGCTGAAATTCGTCGCGCTGGAAGATGGCGTTTCCCTGCTGAATCGTCTGCGGATGGAAGGGAAAAACAGCAAGGCTGACGTGATCCTCGGTCTTGATAACAATCTGTTGCAGGCGGCAGAGCAGACCGGCCTGTTTACCGACAGTAATGTCGATACCCGCAAACTGACTATTCCTGGCGGCTGGCACAACAGCACCTTTGTGCCGTACGACTACGGCTACTTTGCTTTTGTCTACGATAAAACCACACTGACTAACCCGCCGAAAAGCCTGAAAGAACTGGTCGACAGCGATCAAAACTGGAAAGTGATTTATCAGGATCCGCGCACCAGCACACCAGGGCTTGGCCTGCTGTTGTGGATGCAAAAAGTCTTCGGTGATGACGCGCCGCAGGCCTGGCAGAAACTGGCGAAGAAAACCGTTACCGTCACTAAAGGCTGGAGCGAAGCCTACGGCCTGTTCCTGAAAGGCGAAGGTGACCTGGTGCTGAGCTACACCACTTCGCCGGCTTATCATCTGATCGAAGAGAAGAAAGATCGCTATGCCGCCGCGGATTTCGCCGAAGGTCACTATATGCAGGTGGAAGTGGCCGGACAGCTGGCCAGCAGCAAGCAACCGGAACTGGCACAGCGCTTTATGAAATTTATCGTCAGCCAGCCGTTCCAGCAGGCTATTCCAACCGGCAACTGGATGTATCCGGTTACCGACATTAAGCTCCCCGCCGGCTTTGAGACGCTGACAGTTCCGAAAACTTCGCTGGAATTCAACTCACAGCAAGTCGCCGATCAACGCGCGCAATGGATCAGTGCATGGCAACGCGCCGTCAGCCGTTAA